A genomic stretch from Echeneis naucrates chromosome 6, fEcheNa1.1, whole genome shotgun sequence includes:
- the agmo gene encoding alkylglycerol monooxygenase, with amino-acid sequence MAGAAEPGSASRSARAMFLLLGPSESSFQKVEDVPQYVQQATPVFLGLMFLELVVGVLKTGAPGVTISDGLTSISAGMISRLPMLLVRGCELSAYMLVWERYRLLELPWDSAWTWWFCLLGVDFCYYWVHRFAHEVAFLWAAHQVHHSSEYYNLSTALRQSLTQQFASWIFYLPMALAVPPSIFAVHIQLNLLYQFWIHTELIRDLGPLEWIFNTPKHHRVHHGRNLYCIDKNYGGILIIWDRLFGTFALEADKVVYGLVYPIKTFEILSVQFHYYLYLWDKSNTYKTISDKLSAFIKGPSWSPGKPRLGDHLNNPKVTGKEVPHNPSWSPLLQVYVVLHFLLVLQTYHDLLENKMMLSQLTILGMTLYVLLTLTSLGFIMDQRPAAAALEMLRCVAMVTLQRYGAVKPLLPWLAVPTEAFVSLSLVFWALQSFTQLLSIKQKPD; translated from the exons GCCACTCCTGTGTTTCTGGGGCTGATGTTTCTGGAGCTGGTGGTGGGTGTGCTGAAGACGGGGGCCCCCGGGGTCACCATCAGTGATGGACTCACCTCCATATCTGCGGGAATGATCTCCAGACTCCCGAT GTTGCTGGTGAGAGGCTGCGAGCTGTCGGCCTACATGCTGGTTTGGGAGCGGTATCGGCTGCTGGAGCTGCCCTGGGACTCGGCCTGGACCTGGTGGTTCTGCCTCCTGGGGGTCGACTTCTGCTACTACTGGGTGCACCGCTTCGCTCACG aggTGGCCTTTCTGTGGGCGGCTCACCAAGTTCACCACAGTTCAGAGTACTACAACCTCTCCACGGCCCTCAGACAGTCCCTCACCCAGCAGTTTGCATCATGG atCTTCTACCTGCCCATGGCGCTGGCTGTGCCTCCCTCCATCTTCGCTGTTCACATACAGCTAAATCTGCTCTACCAGTTCTGGATCCACACGGAG CTGATCCGAGACCTCGGACCTCTGGAGTGGATCTTCAACACCCCAAAGCATCACAGAGTTCATCACG GGAGGAATCTTTACTGTATTGACAAGAACTACGGAGGAATTCTGATCATATGGGACAGATTGTTCg GTACCTTCGCCCTGGAGGCAGACAAAGTGGTGTATGGCCTGGTGTATCCCATCAAGACATTTGAAATCCTCTCTGTCCAG tttcactACTATTTGTATTTGTGGGACAAGTCCAACACTTACAAAACTATCAGCGACAAATTGTCAGCGTTCATCAAGGGCCCGAGCTGGAGCCCCGGCAAACCACGGCTGGGCGACCACCTCAACAATCCCAAG GTTACAGGAAAGGAAGTGCCTCACAATCCCAGCTGGTCTCCACTTTTACAAGTCTACGTGGTCCTGCATTTCCTACTGGTGCTCCAGACTTACCACGACCTGTTAGAAAATAAGATG ATGCTGTCCCAGTTAACCATTTTGGGGATGACCCTCTACGTCCTGCTCACCCTCACCTCGCTGGGCTTCATCATGGACCAGAG GCCAGCGGCGGCTGCCCTGGAGATGCTGCGCTGCGTCGCCATGGTGACACTGCAGAGGTACGGCGCCGTGAAGCCCCTGCTGCCTTGGCTGGCCGTCCCCACTGAG GcctttgtctccctctctctggtgTTCTGGGCTCTGCAGAGCTTCACTCAGCTGCTCAGCATCAAGCAGAAGCCCGACTGA